From a single Brassica oleracea var. oleracea cultivar TO1000 chromosome C5, BOL, whole genome shotgun sequence genomic region:
- the LOC106293414 gene encoding F-box/kelch-repeat protein At4g39560-like — protein sequence MEEERRESSPPPAKKMKVSPSSSGLWSLPDEVAVNCLAQISRFDLAALAIASKIHRSLVSSRELLELRRRKGCTETCFYVCMRISPDPIRPPRWFILSPHHRLNPIPWNPSQASESSSYVAVDGGIYVLGGLIDGRHRTRDVWFLDCFYHTWTRVPSMKMPRASASANLVEGKIYVSGGCVEEKANPTNWSEVFDIKTQTWGHWYLPKLRFSICQSVVIEEEKKVYVVDEGRRSFYLLPSECLFWRFNKTICDFIPGTRNDWCAIGKLLFCRGTCGRILWCEPNELRWKPVKGLEELYDICRLSSNSAGNIVIFWNSLLCQTWLWSAEISLRREQGEIWGKMEWSDAVFKLDTLSPSSVLYSASVLVSAK from the coding sequence ATGGAGGAAGAAAGACGGGAATCATCGCCACCGCCGGCCAAGAAGATGAAAGTGTCTCCGTCGTCGTCTGGGTTATGGTCGCTGCCAGACGAGGTGGCAGTAAACTGCCTGGCACAGATCTCGAGATTCGACCTGGCGGCCTTAGCAATCGCCTCAAAGATCCACCGCTCTCTCGTGTCTTCCCGTGAGCTCTTGGAACTGAGACGGCGGAAGGGTTGCACCGAGACGTGTTTCTACGTATGCATGCGCATATCTCCTGACCCGATCCGCCCACCACGTTGGTTCATCCTCAGCCCTCACCATCGCCTGAACCCGATCCCGTGGAACCCCTCCCAGGCCTCGGAATCGTCCTCCTACGTGGCGGTGGACGGAGGGATCTACGTTTTGGGTGGACTCATAGACGGCCGCCACCGCACTCGAGATGTCTGGTTCCTAGATTGTTTCTATCACACGTGGACACGCGTCCCGTCCATGAAGATGCCTCGTGCTTCCGCATCAGCGAACCTCGTCGAGGGGAAGATATACGTTTCTGGAGGGTGTGTAGAGGAGAAAGCTAATCCCACAAACTGGTCAGAGGTTTTCGATATAAAGACCCAAACTTGGGGTCACTGGTATCTCCCCAAGTTGCGATTCAGTATCTGCCAGAGTGTGGTGATAGAGGAGGAGAAGAAGGTTTACGTTGTTGACGAGGGGCGTCGAAGCTTCTACTTATTGCCGAGTGAGTGTTTGTTTTGGAGGTTCAACAAAACAATTTGCGACTTTATTCCGGGAACCAGAAACGATTGGTGTGCTATAGGGAAGCTTTTGTTCTGTCGTGGTACTTGCGGGAGAATACTGTGGTGTGAGCCTAATGAGTTGCGTTGGAAACCAGTCAAGGGTTTGGAAGAGCTTTATGATATTTGCAGACTCAGCAGCAACTCTGCTGGAAACATTGTCATCTTCTGGAACTCCCTTCTTTGTCAGACTTGGCTTTGGTCTGCCGAGATTTCCTTGCGGAGGGAACAAGGCGAGATTTGGGGTAAGATGGAATGGTCCGATGCTGTCTTCAAACTTGATACTCTCTCACCCTCATCTGTCTTATACTCTGCTTCTGTTCTTGTGTCTGCTAAATGA